The Thiogranum longum genome includes a region encoding these proteins:
- the fdx gene encoding ISC system 2Fe-2S type ferredoxin → MPKIIFLPHEEICPEGAVVEAEPGTTICDAALANGIEIEHACEKSCACTTCHVYVREGFDSLEESDENEDDLLDKAWGLEPDSRLSCQAKVDNEDLVVEIPKYTINMVSENH, encoded by the coding sequence ATGCCAAAAATTATTTTCCTGCCACACGAAGAGATCTGTCCGGAAGGCGCGGTGGTCGAGGCTGAGCCCGGCACCACAATTTGTGACGCTGCGCTGGCCAATGGTATCGAGATCGAACACGCCTGTGAGAAATCCTGTGCCTGCACCACCTGCCATGTGTATGTGCGGGAAGGTTTCGATTCACTGGAAGAATCTGACGAAAATGAGGATGACCTGCTCGACAAGGCCTGGGGTCTGGAACCCGATTCACGCCTTAGCTGCCAGGCGAAGGTGGATAATGAAGACCTGGTGGTGGAAATTCCCAAGTACACCATCAACATGGTCAGTGAAAATCACTAG
- a CDS encoding RodZ domain-containing protein has product MVDNDTEKSAESGLSAIGKCLSKGREEAGMEMGEVASELHLRVEVIQALEAGDEAALPAAAFIRGYVRSYARCVGLDEAALVARLPQATEHRPVPRQVARKHYRVPSIPLGRVLMWGLILLVLGMVLLYGAPALERLWSGQGGQPVDNSLQLPPSDTQVPDAGALPLPEEGSEEAPDVFLTEKPPEPERAQAPSVAVPDTTKEVVRTKAQGPAELVLRFTEDSWVEMTSRQRKLVVGTQHAGTERIVRAEPPIDILLGNAPGVKMTWRGKPVDLTPYQRGKVARIKLEN; this is encoded by the coding sequence GTGGTCGATAACGACACGGAAAAGTCGGCCGAAAGCGGTCTTTCTGCCATTGGCAAGTGCTTGTCAAAGGGGCGCGAAGAAGCCGGAATGGAGATGGGCGAAGTTGCCTCCGAGCTGCACCTGCGTGTTGAAGTGATCCAGGCGCTTGAGGCTGGCGATGAGGCTGCCTTGCCTGCCGCTGCTTTTATCCGTGGCTACGTGCGTTCCTATGCGCGTTGTGTTGGCCTGGACGAGGCCGCGCTGGTTGCAAGATTGCCCCAGGCGACAGAACATCGACCGGTTCCAAGACAGGTTGCGCGCAAGCATTATCGCGTGCCCTCCATCCCGCTTGGCCGTGTGCTGATGTGGGGACTGATTCTGCTGGTGCTGGGTATGGTACTGCTGTACGGCGCGCCCGCACTGGAACGGCTTTGGTCAGGACAGGGTGGCCAGCCAGTCGACAACTCGTTACAGCTTCCCCCTTCGGATACCCAGGTGCCTGATGCGGGTGCATTGCCATTACCTGAAGAGGGAAGTGAAGAAGCACCAGACGTATTTTTGACGGAAAAACCGCCGGAGCCGGAGCGTGCGCAAGCGCCGTCAGTTGCGGTGCCGGATACTACAAAAGAAGTGGTTCGGACAAAAGCACAGGGCCCGGCCGAACTTGTGCTGCGCTTTACCGAGGATAGCTGGGTTGAAATGACATCACGACAGCGCAAACTGGTTGTCGGGACGCAGCATGCCGGTACCGAGCGTATTGTACGGGCAGAGCCCCCGATCGATATTTTGCTCGGCAATGCGCCAGGGGTGAAGATGACGTGGCGTGGCAAGCCTGTTGACCTGACCCCCTACCAGCGTGGCAAGGTCGCACGTATCAAGCTGGAAAACTGA
- the hscA gene encoding Fe-S protein assembly chaperone HscA, with translation MALLTISEPGQSTAPHQHRLAAGIDLGTTNSLVASVRNGVAETLPDEQGRHRLPSVVHYREDGSVDVGRSAYEQAAQDPLNTIVSVKRFMGRGVDDIKRLGTELPYEFVAAGSGMPLIRTVAGDKSPVQVSAEILRVLRERAESTLGGELTGVVITVPAYFDDAQRQATRDAGKLAGLNVMRLLNEPTAAAVAYGLDKDSDGVIVVYDLGGGTFDVSVLRLNQGVFEVLATAGDSALGGDDMDRLIAEWIMRQASIAGSPDHGLQRRLLHEACRAKEALTDMDQTIIELKLDDDSLWQGELTRLQLDEIIAPLIKKTLAPCRRALRDAGVDREDIAGVVMVGGSTRVRAVRSRVGEFFEREPLVDIDPDKVVAVGAAIQADILAGNKPDDEMLLLDVIPLSLGIETMGGLTEKIISRNTTIPVTRGQEFTTFKDGQTAMALHVVQGERELVEDCRSLARFELRDIPPMAAGAARILVSFQVDADGLVSVTAREETSGVQTHIEVKPSYGLTDAEVESMLRDSMEHAKDDMEARRLREQQVEADRVLEAIQAALDTDGNEFLDNDERAKIDAAVDELRTARDGDDHRAIKQAIENLEAASSVYVDRRMNANIRKAMTGHAVDEFK, from the coding sequence ATGGCATTACTGACGATTTCCGAACCCGGCCAGTCGACCGCGCCCCACCAGCATCGCCTGGCAGCAGGTATCGACCTTGGCACCACCAACTCGCTGGTTGCCAGCGTGCGCAATGGTGTGGCCGAGACCCTGCCGGACGAACAAGGTCGCCATCGGCTGCCTTCTGTCGTCCACTACCGTGAAGACGGTAGCGTTGATGTCGGGCGGTCTGCGTATGAACAGGCTGCACAAGACCCGCTCAACACCATTGTTTCTGTGAAGCGATTCATGGGGCGCGGGGTTGATGACATAAAACGCCTCGGTACCGAACTGCCCTATGAGTTCGTAGCCGCCGGGTCCGGTATGCCGTTGATTCGTACCGTTGCAGGTGACAAGAGTCCGGTACAGGTGTCCGCCGAAATTCTCAGGGTACTACGTGAACGTGCCGAATCGACGCTGGGTGGTGAGCTGACCGGTGTGGTGATTACTGTGCCGGCCTATTTCGATGATGCCCAGCGCCAGGCAACCCGGGATGCAGGCAAGCTGGCCGGTCTCAATGTCATGCGTTTGCTCAATGAGCCAACGGCAGCAGCCGTGGCTTACGGTCTCGACAAGGACTCGGATGGCGTTATTGTTGTCTATGACCTGGGTGGCGGAACATTCGACGTTTCTGTACTGCGTCTCAACCAGGGGGTGTTTGAAGTGCTGGCCACGGCCGGGGACAGTGCGCTGGGTGGAGACGATATGGATCGCCTCATTGCCGAGTGGATAATGCGGCAGGCCAGTATTGCGGGTAGTCCTGATCATGGTTTGCAGCGCCGCTTGTTGCATGAAGCCTGTCGTGCCAAGGAAGCCCTGACTGACATGGATCAAACCATCATCGAGCTGAAACTCGATGACGACAGCCTGTGGCAAGGGGAGCTGACACGCTTGCAGCTGGACGAGATCATCGCGCCACTGATCAAAAAGACGCTGGCGCCATGTCGCCGTGCATTACGCGATGCCGGTGTCGATCGCGAAGATATTGCCGGGGTGGTGATGGTAGGCGGTTCCACCCGGGTGCGGGCAGTGCGCTCCAGGGTGGGTGAATTTTTCGAGCGCGAACCACTGGTGGACATCGATCCTGACAAGGTGGTTGCTGTGGGTGCCGCCATCCAGGCGGATATCCTGGCCGGCAACAAGCCGGATGATGAGATGCTGCTACTCGATGTCATTCCACTGTCACTGGGTATCGAAACCATGGGTGGGTTGACGGAAAAAATCATTTCACGCAACACCACTATCCCGGTGACGCGTGGCCAGGAGTTCACTACTTTCAAGGATGGCCAGACAGCCATGGCACTGCACGTGGTGCAGGGCGAGCGCGAACTGGTCGAGGATTGCCGCTCACTGGCGCGATTCGAATTGCGTGATATTCCGCCAATGGCGGCTGGTGCAGCACGTATCCTGGTCAGCTTCCAGGTTGATGCCGACGGGCTGGTCAGTGTTACCGCGCGAGAGGAAACCAGTGGTGTGCAGACACACATCGAGGTCAAGCCTTCCTACGGGCTGACGGATGCCGAGGTGGAAAGCATGTTGCGTGACTCTATGGAGCATGCAAAAGACGACATGGAGGCGCGGCGCCTGCGTGAGCAGCAGGTGGAGGCTGATCGTGTACTGGAAGCCATTCAGGCCGCTCTCGATACAGACGGTAACGAGTTCCTGGATAACGATGAGCGGGCAAAAATCGATGCAGCTGTCGATGAGCTGCGCACGGCGCGCGATGGTGATGACCACCGTGCCATTAAACAGGCCATCGAAAACCTCGAAGCCGCAAGCAGCGTGTACGTGGATCGCCGCATGAATGCCAACATCCGCAAGGCCATGACCGGCCACGCTGTCGATGAATTCAAATAG
- a CDS encoding YfgM family protein: MDVHASEKEQIESLKKWWKENGSSLITGALLGLSLIFGARAWMNWKDTQAENASNSYAVMQTALKQNDLEMVRNQASQLISQSSGSGYAVLAALVLAKLAVQDGELAAAQAQLEWALEHAKTPQLENIARSRLVRVLIDEKDYSQAAKVLAETTGVGEYQAIYAELEGDLAFAQGETASAAAAYRDALALLPATAPNVAYLRVKYENLAGKDAAAQ, encoded by the coding sequence ATGGACGTTCATGCGTCGGAAAAAGAACAAATCGAAAGCCTGAAAAAATGGTGGAAAGAGAATGGCAGTTCGCTGATCACAGGTGCATTACTGGGGCTTTCACTGATATTCGGTGCCAGGGCCTGGATGAACTGGAAGGATACCCAGGCAGAAAACGCATCAAACAGTTATGCCGTGATGCAGACGGCTTTGAAACAGAATGATCTGGAAATGGTTCGCAACCAGGCCAGCCAACTGATCAGTCAGTCCAGCGGTTCGGGTTATGCAGTACTGGCAGCCCTGGTGCTTGCAAAACTTGCTGTCCAGGACGGCGAGTTGGCTGCTGCACAAGCCCAGCTTGAGTGGGCGCTGGAACACGCCAAGACACCCCAGCTCGAAAATATTGCACGAAGCCGGCTGGTGCGCGTACTGATAGATGAAAAGGACTACTCTCAGGCCGCGAAGGTACTGGCAGAAACCACAGGCGTCGGTGAATACCAGGCTATTTACGCAGAGCTTGAAGGTGACCTTGCATTTGCGCAGGGTGAAACGGCGTCGGCTGCTGCCGCGTATCGCGATGCGCTGGCCTTGCTTCCGGCTACAGCGCCCAATGTTGCTTATCTGCGGGTGAAGTATGAAAACCTGGCAGGCAAGGATGCAGCGGCACAATGA
- the iscX gene encoding Fe-S cluster assembly protein IscX, with translation MGLKWIDSLDIAIELDEKYPDIDPTAVRFTELREWVIGLDEFDDDPEHSGEKILEAIQMAWIEERE, from the coding sequence ATGGGACTGAAATGGATCGATTCACTCGATATTGCTATTGAGCTGGACGAAAAATACCCGGATATAGACCCGACGGCAGTACGTTTTACCGAATTGCGCGAGTGGGTAATCGGGCTCGATGAGTTTGATGACGATCCCGAGCATTCCGGTGAGAAGATCCTGGAAGCCATCCAGATGGCCTGGATCGAGGAGCGCGAGTAG
- the pilW gene encoding type IV pilus biogenesis/stability protein PilW, with the protein MVLALSACTPAGQATRDGHQTPASANTRLGVGYMREGMYEPAMEALEKAVRQDSSYQPAHSAIAVLYERLGEEKQAEKHYRKAYALDPKDSLTLNNYGQFLCRSGRYKEADRMFTTALKDPLYRRPETTLTNAGLCALRQSKQDKAVEYFRKALKVNPKYKPALREMARINFVRKNWLGVRAYLQRLQEVDPLTPEFLWYGVLAEQALGDSDAQSSYALLLRNRYPDSKEAGLLVDWERKQSGR; encoded by the coding sequence ATGGTATTGGCGCTGTCGGCATGTACACCGGCGGGGCAAGCTACACGCGACGGTCACCAGACACCGGCTTCAGCCAATACACGGCTGGGTGTCGGGTATATGCGTGAAGGGATGTACGAGCCTGCCATGGAAGCATTGGAGAAGGCTGTCCGGCAGGACTCGTCCTACCAGCCTGCACATTCGGCGATTGCAGTGCTCTACGAGCGTCTGGGTGAGGAAAAGCAGGCCGAGAAACACTACCGGAAGGCTTATGCCCTTGACCCGAAAGATTCCCTTACCCTGAATAACTATGGTCAGTTCCTGTGTCGCAGCGGCCGCTATAAAGAAGCCGACCGGATGTTCACCACGGCACTGAAGGATCCCCTGTATCGTCGGCCAGAAACGACACTGACCAATGCCGGGTTGTGTGCTCTCCGTCAGTCAAAACAGGACAAGGCAGTAGAATATTTCCGCAAGGCTTTAAAAGTGAATCCGAAGTACAAGCCGGCATTGCGCGAGATGGCGCGCATCAATTTTGTGCGCAAGAACTGGTTGGGTGTGCGCGCTTACCTGCAGCGATTGCAGGAGGTAGATCCCCTGACGCCCGAGTTCCTGTGGTACGGGGTACTGGCAGAACAGGCGCTGGGTGACTCTGATGCACAGTCCAGTTATGCGTTGTTGTTGAGAAACCGCTATCCCGATTCCAAAGAGGCTGGCCTGCTGGTTGATTGGGAGCGTAAGCAAAGTGGTCGATAA
- the rlmN gene encoding 23S rRNA (adenine(2503)-C(2))-methyltransferase RlmN, whose product MNLLNFDRPALAEWFAARGEKPFRAQQLLKWIYQQNVSEFDEMTNLSKKLRDSLKQDAEVRGLRVAADQKSADGSRKWLFELDDGNSIESVYIPEAERATLCISSQVGCALNCSFCSTAQQGFNRNLTAAEIIGQLWTASRLLAMDDILPVSNVVFMGMGEPLLNFDNVMVAVSLMQDDFSYALSKRRVTLSTAGVVPGLKRLAEESDISLALSLHAPDDELRNKLVPLNIKYHIDEVLQACKEYVGEGRRRITIEYVMLDGVNDSDRHARALAKRLRKVPSKVNLIPFNPFPRTRYRRSSEQQIERFRNILHNAGIVTITRRTRGDDIDAACGQLAGDFTDRTRRRERMGIEVTGDLS is encoded by the coding sequence ATGAATTTGCTGAATTTCGATCGTCCGGCGCTGGCCGAATGGTTCGCTGCGCGTGGCGAAAAGCCGTTTCGTGCCCAGCAACTGCTGAAGTGGATCTACCAGCAGAACGTCAGTGAGTTTGACGAAATGACCAATCTCAGTAAAAAGTTGCGCGACAGCCTGAAGCAGGATGCCGAAGTGCGTGGCCTGAGGGTGGCTGCCGACCAGAAGTCTGCCGACGGTTCACGCAAATGGCTGTTCGAACTGGATGACGGAAATTCTATCGAAAGTGTTTATATCCCTGAAGCGGAACGCGCCACCTTGTGCATATCTTCACAGGTCGGTTGCGCGCTTAATTGCAGTTTCTGTTCAACTGCTCAGCAGGGTTTTAACCGGAACCTCACGGCAGCGGAGATCATTGGTCAGCTATGGACTGCCTCACGTTTACTGGCCATGGATGACATATTGCCTGTGTCCAATGTTGTCTTCATGGGTATGGGCGAACCTTTGCTGAATTTTGATAATGTCATGGTCGCCGTGTCATTGATGCAGGACGATTTCTCCTACGCCCTGTCCAAGCGACGCGTAACACTCAGTACGGCGGGAGTTGTGCCCGGACTGAAACGCCTGGCAGAGGAGTCAGATATCTCTCTGGCACTGTCACTGCATGCGCCGGATGATGAGCTGCGCAACAAGCTGGTGCCGCTCAACATCAAGTACCATATCGACGAAGTCCTGCAGGCCTGCAAGGAATATGTAGGTGAGGGGCGACGTCGAATTACCATTGAGTACGTCATGCTGGACGGTGTGAATGACAGTGACCGGCATGCCAGGGCGCTTGCAAAGCGTTTGCGCAAGGTGCCTTCCAAGGTCAACCTGATTCCGTTTAATCCGTTCCCGCGTACACGTTACCGGCGTAGCAGCGAGCAACAGATCGAGCGCTTCAGAAATATTCTGCATAACGCCGGCATTGTTACCATTACCCGGAGAACCCGTGGTGATGATATCGACGCAGCCTGCGGGCAACTGGCGGGGGACTTCACGGACCGGACGCGACGCCGTGAACGGATGGGAATTGAAGTAACAGGGGATCTATCGTAA
- the bamB gene encoding outer membrane protein assembly factor BamB → MMRNAVFAIFALMLLGGCSWFGDKDNSEPPAKLQKFDEQLTLRSLWSRDTGVGTDGQRVKLVPAIFGERVYTADRRGRVSAYLLEDGEPVWRKKINVPVSAGPGVDEGLVLVGTSDARVLALDTETGEQLWTAPVSSEVLSVPRVYEGVVVVQTVDGNLTGVDAESGKRIWIHDRTVPVLSLRGTSTPLVEGGLLMAGFANGKLVALDVRTGRQLWEAAVAVPSGRSELQRMVDVDADPVVRDGVLYVASFQGQLAAVSLQNGRLLWSREMSAYAGIAVDYQQVYVTDELSNVWALDRRTGASLWKNSDLQRRFLTGPVVVGGYIAVGDFEGYIHLLSRIDGALAGRERVERAGILVPAVALGDRLLVLGAGGKLVMYRLKPVE, encoded by the coding sequence ATGATGCGAAATGCAGTATTTGCTATTTTTGCACTGATGTTGCTGGGCGGTTGTTCCTGGTTTGGTGACAAGGATAACAGTGAGCCGCCGGCCAAACTGCAGAAGTTTGACGAGCAGCTGACCCTGCGCAGCCTGTGGAGTCGTGATACCGGTGTGGGAACCGACGGGCAGCGGGTCAAGCTTGTTCCTGCAATTTTCGGTGAGCGGGTCTACACAGCTGATCGCAGAGGACGGGTGTCAGCCTACCTGCTTGAAGATGGTGAGCCGGTCTGGCGTAAAAAGATAAATGTACCTGTCTCTGCAGGCCCTGGCGTGGATGAAGGTCTCGTGCTGGTGGGAACCAGCGACGCACGCGTGCTTGCGCTCGATACGGAAACTGGCGAACAGTTGTGGACAGCGCCGGTTTCGAGCGAAGTACTTTCGGTGCCGCGGGTTTACGAGGGTGTTGTCGTCGTGCAGACGGTCGATGGCAATCTGACCGGTGTGGATGCAGAGAGCGGGAAACGTATCTGGATCCATGACCGTACCGTACCGGTGTTGTCGTTGCGGGGCACCAGTACCCCGCTGGTCGAAGGCGGACTGCTAATGGCAGGATTTGCCAATGGCAAGCTGGTAGCCCTGGATGTGCGCACCGGACGACAGTTGTGGGAGGCGGCCGTTGCTGTACCGAGCGGGCGTTCGGAACTTCAGCGTATGGTCGACGTCGATGCGGATCCCGTTGTGCGTGATGGTGTCCTGTATGTGGCAAGTTTCCAGGGCCAGCTCGCTGCAGTCTCGCTTCAAAATGGCCGGCTGTTATGGAGCCGGGAGATGTCGGCGTATGCCGGCATTGCAGTTGATTATCAACAGGTCTATGTGACCGATGAACTCAGTAATGTGTGGGCGCTGGACCGACGCACCGGCGCATCACTATGGAAGAACAGTGACCTGCAACGCAGGTTCCTGACAGGGCCCGTAGTTGTTGGTGGCTATATCGCAGTCGGGGACTTTGAAGGTTACATTCACCTGTTATCCCGTATCGATGGTGCGCTTGCAGGTCGTGAACGGGTTGAACGCGCCGGCATTCTTGTGCCGGCAGTTGCGCTGGGTGACCGCTTGCTGGTGCTGGGCGCCGGTGGCAAGCTGGTGATGTACCGGCTGAAACCTGTCGAGTAG
- a CDS encoding MlaA family lipoprotein, whose protein sequence is MSKLKQGRIILAGVFTMLLHACAVTSPYEEANDPLESANRVVYRFNDTLDRKLIKPVAEYYRDYVPSPVRTGVGNFFGNIYEPIVIVNDLLQWKPKQAASDTMRFGFNTIFGVAGLIDVSTPWGMEEHHEDFGQTFGVWGIGEGWYLVLPVLGPSTLRDTAGLPPAWAMEPVNMRTNGWVRLGWYSLFAVNKRSELLSASRVLDAGSVDAYLQVRTAYRQKRWFEIYDGNPPEPDFFDDELFND, encoded by the coding sequence GTGAGTAAACTAAAACAGGGGCGGATCATACTGGCGGGTGTGTTCACTATGCTGCTGCATGCTTGCGCAGTGACATCGCCGTATGAAGAAGCCAATGATCCCCTGGAAAGCGCGAACCGTGTGGTGTACCGGTTCAACGATACGCTGGACAGAAAGCTGATCAAACCGGTTGCAGAGTACTACAGGGACTATGTTCCTTCCCCGGTACGCACGGGCGTTGGCAATTTTTTCGGTAATATTTATGAGCCGATTGTCATTGTCAATGACCTGTTGCAGTGGAAACCGAAACAGGCCGCCAGTGATACCATGCGTTTTGGATTTAATACCATATTCGGTGTAGCCGGGTTGATTGACGTATCCACGCCCTGGGGCATGGAGGAACACCATGAAGACTTTGGTCAGACCTTTGGTGTCTGGGGTATCGGAGAAGGCTGGTATCTTGTTTTACCTGTCCTCGGGCCCAGCACGCTGCGAGATACCGCGGGCTTGCCGCCCGCCTGGGCCATGGAACCGGTCAATATGCGGACAAATGGCTGGGTGCGGCTGGGCTGGTATAGCCTGTTTGCTGTGAATAAGCGCTCAGAACTTCTTTCTGCCTCGCGTGTACTTGATGCCGGCTCGGTGGATGCCTACCTGCAGGTCAGGACGGCCTACCGGCAAAAACGCTGGTTCGAAATTTATGACGGTAACCCACCTGAGCCGGACTTCTTTGATGACGAACTCTTCAATGACTAG
- the hisS gene encoding histidine--tRNA ligase, protein MSNTLQAIRGMNDILPDQTPVWQFVEDTLREVLSSYGYREIRMPVVEKTELFKRSIGEVTDIVEKEMYTFEDRNGDSLTLRPEGTASCVRACIQHGLVNNQVQRLWYTGPMFRHERPQKGRYRQFYQVGVEVFGLEGPDIDAELIIMTARFWKRLGLGDVTLQLNSLGTVEARTRFKAALVEYLKANFEQLDDDSQRRLETNPLRILDSKNPDIQALLGEAPQLSDYIDDDSKAHFEAFLSLLDAAGVAYEINPRLVRGLDYYGRTVFEWVTDQLGAQGTVCAGGRYDALVEYLGGRATPAVGFAMGLERLIALLENQQAVFPAAEPHLYIVAMGDSAQREGFLIAERLRDSLPWLRVQTHCGGGSFKSQFKKADRSGAQYALVIGEDEVVRGEAGIKPLRERSEQQSVLFDDLPVHVAQLFGHGTD, encoded by the coding sequence ATGTCGAATACCTTGCAAGCCATTCGTGGCATGAATGATATTTTGCCAGACCAGACACCGGTCTGGCAGTTTGTCGAGGATACATTGCGAGAGGTGCTGTCATCGTACGGGTACCGCGAAATTCGCATGCCTGTTGTCGAAAAAACCGAGCTTTTCAAACGCTCGATCGGCGAAGTGACAGATATAGTCGAGAAAGAGATGTATACCTTTGAGGATCGCAACGGCGACAGCCTGACACTGCGTCCCGAAGGAACAGCCAGTTGTGTACGTGCCTGCATACAGCACGGACTGGTCAACAACCAGGTGCAACGACTCTGGTATACCGGTCCGATGTTCCGGCACGAGCGGCCGCAGAAGGGGCGCTATCGTCAGTTCTACCAGGTTGGTGTCGAGGTTTTTGGTCTGGAAGGCCCCGATATCGACGCCGAACTGATCATCATGACAGCGCGATTCTGGAAACGCCTGGGACTGGGTGATGTTACGTTGCAACTGAATTCGCTCGGTACGGTAGAGGCGCGCACCCGCTTCAAGGCCGCACTGGTTGAATACCTGAAGGCGAATTTCGAGCAGCTTGATGACGACAGCCAGCGCAGGCTGGAAACCAATCCACTGCGTATACTGGACAGCAAGAACCCGGATATACAGGCGTTGCTCGGTGAAGCGCCGCAGTTGTCTGATTATATTGATGATGACTCAAAAGCGCATTTTGAAGCTTTTCTTTCGCTGCTGGATGCAGCCGGTGTGGCTTATGAGATCAACCCGAGGCTGGTGCGTGGACTTGATTATTATGGCCGTACAGTTTTCGAGTGGGTTACTGACCAGCTGGGCGCACAGGGTACCGTCTGTGCAGGCGGGCGTTACGACGCACTGGTGGAGTACCTGGGTGGTCGGGCCACTCCGGCCGTGGGCTTTGCCATGGGACTTGAGCGTCTGATTGCGCTGCTGGAAAACCAGCAGGCGGTGTTCCCTGCTGCCGAGCCGCACCTCTATATCGTCGCCATGGGTGATTCGGCGCAACGGGAAGGGTTCCTGATCGCCGAACGCCTACGTGACAGCTTGCCCTGGTTGCGTGTGCAGACACATTGCGGCGGCGGCAGTTTCAAGAGCCAGTTCAAGAAGGCCGACCGCAGTGGTGCGCAGTACGCACTGGTCATCGGTGAAGATGAAGTGGTGCGTGGCGAGGCAGGGATCAAGCCGCTAAGGGAGCGCAGTGAGCAGCAGTCGGTATTATTCGATGATCTCCCCGTGCATGTTGCGCAGTTGTTCGGTCACGGGACAGATTAA
- the der gene encoding ribosome biogenesis GTPase Der, which translates to MLPVIALIGRPNVGKSTLFNQLTRSRDALVADFPGLTRDRQYGNGRVGDSPYLVVDTGGLVGGEEGLDSLMADQVWQAVDEADAVIFLLDARDGLNLSDEQIAERLRRSGKRAWLALNKSDGQDTDAIVADAYALGLGDPVPIAATQGHGVTSLINRVLADFPAHEEVEAEKRAHKGIRIAVVGRPNVGKSTLTNRMLGEERVLAYDQPGTTRDSIYIDFERDGEPYTLIDTAGVRRRSKVSETIEKFSVIKTLQAINDADVALLVLDAHAGEVTEQDATLAGHILESGTALVVTVNKWDGLDEDQRNWYRNQLDRRLPFLGFAERYFISALHGSGVGDLYKAVKTAHRSASIKVGTSELTQLLEKAVHDHQPPLVRGRRIKLRYAHQGGQYPPVIVIHGNQTSRLPHTYKRYLNNYFRSALKLVGTPIRFEFKTGDNPYKDKRNKLTPRQQRQRKRMLRHVKK; encoded by the coding sequence ATGCTGCCTGTTATTGCGCTGATCGGCCGGCCGAATGTCGGCAAGTCGACTCTGTTCAACCAGCTTACCCGTAGCCGGGATGCGCTGGTGGCAGACTTCCCGGGGCTGACGCGCGACCGCCAGTACGGGAACGGCCGGGTCGGCGACAGCCCCTACCTGGTCGTTGATACCGGTGGCCTGGTCGGGGGTGAGGAGGGGCTAGACAGTTTGATGGCTGATCAGGTGTGGCAAGCTGTCGATGAGGCTGATGCGGTCATTTTTTTGCTCGATGCGCGTGATGGTCTTAACCTGAGCGACGAGCAAATTGCCGAGCGCCTTCGTCGTAGCGGTAAGCGCGCCTGGCTTGCCCTGAATAAATCCGACGGGCAGGATACTGATGCTATTGTTGCCGATGCCTACGCGCTTGGCCTGGGCGATCCCGTGCCGATTGCTGCCACACAGGGACACGGGGTTACCTCGCTGATTAACCGGGTGTTGGCGGATTTCCCGGCACATGAAGAAGTCGAGGCAGAAAAGCGGGCGCACAAAGGGATTCGTATCGCGGTGGTAGGGCGCCCGAATGTTGGCAAGTCAACACTCACCAACCGCATGCTTGGCGAAGAGCGGGTACTCGCTTATGACCAGCCCGGAACCACACGCGACAGTATCTATATTGACTTCGAGCGTGATGGTGAGCCTTATACGCTGATTGATACAGCGGGTGTGCGGCGCCGCAGCAAGGTCAGCGAAACGATTGAGAAGTTCAGTGTCATAAAGACATTGCAGGCCATAAACGATGCCGATGTGGCATTGCTGGTGCTGGACGCACATGCGGGTGAGGTGACCGAACAGGATGCGACGCTGGCCGGTCACATACTGGAGAGTGGTACTGCGCTGGTGGTGACGGTGAACAAGTGGGATGGTCTGGATGAAGACCAGCGCAACTGGTACCGGAACCAGCTGGACCGGCGCTTGCCGTTTCTTGGTTTTGCCGAGCGCTACTTTATATCCGCCCTGCACGGCAGTGGTGTGGGAGATCTTTACAAGGCGGTAAAAACTGCGCACCGGTCAGCTTCAATAAAGGTGGGGACTTCCGAGCTGACACAGTTGCTTGAGAAGGCGGTCCATGATCATCAGCCACCACTGGTGCGGGGCAGGCGGATCAAGTTGCGTTATGCGCACCAGGGTGGACAATACCCGCCGGTTATTGTGATACACGGCAACCAGACTTCACGTTTGCCGCATACTTACAAGCGTTACCTGAATAACTATTTTCGCTCGGCTTTGAAACTTGTGGGTACACCGATACGGTTCGAGTTCAAGACCGGTGATAATCCGTACAAGGATAAGCGCAACAAGCTTACGCCACGCCAGCAGCGTCAGCGCAAGCGGATGCTGCGACACGTCAAGAAATAA